Proteins encoded by one window of Zerene cesonia ecotype Mississippi chromosome 8, Zerene_cesonia_1.1, whole genome shotgun sequence:
- the LOC119828719 gene encoding ATP synthase subunit d, mitochondrial-like, whose product MAKRLTKPTINWKEFDKLVPPDQRTNFLAFKAKSDNYLRRVQANPAELPKIDWKKYEAMVPVAGLVEKFKKDYEGLKVPYPVDNLTATIDEQWKTLQPEIKAYCDNAQKEIEIATKELEKIKSLPKFEDITMEMFYDLYPNEALDPVKRPTFWPHDEESQLGYEEKKAKKDAKEPQKKK is encoded by the exons ATGGCGAAAAGATTGACAAAACCTACGATTAATTGGAAAGAGTTTGATAAACTGGTGCCTCCTGATCAAAGAACGAATTTCTTAGCGTTCAAAGCGAAATCAGATAATTATCTTCGACg GGTTCAAGCAAATCCAGCCGAATTGCCAAAAATAGATTGGAAGAAATATGAAGCAATGGTGCCGGTTGCTGGGCTGGTAGAGAAGTTTAAGAAAGATTACGAAGGCCTCAAAGTCCCATATCCCGTAGACAATTTAACAGCTACCATTGATGAACAGTGGAAGACGTTGCAACCGGAGATTAAAGCATATTGTGATAATGcacaaaaagaaatagaaat AGCAACTAAAGAATTGGAAAAGATAAAGAGTCTACCGAAATTCGAAGATATCACAATGGAGATGTTTTACGATCTATATCCAAACGAAGCTTTAGATCCTGTTAAGCGTCCAACGTTTTGGCCGCACGATGAAGAAAGTCAACTTGGATACGAAGAGAAAAAAGCGAAAAAAGATGCTAAAGAACCGCAGAAGAAAaagtga